A genomic region of Alistipes megaguti contains the following coding sequences:
- a CDS encoding glycoside hydrolase family 18, with the protein MKMNRKNIFSAMTAMAVVLFCACSEWTEPEARDLKQSLPDSYYADLKAYKASDHSLAFGWFDGWNPVSASTAMSLMGIPDSVDLVAIWSPFTPSEEQKADMRAVREKKGTRVVVTTLLTDIGLNVTPEEVTAGATTNNEIIRLRRLYWGWTDDASAAEIETAIRKYANAMVDAVLASGYDGLDIDFEPSYAGHSGNIVNDYNRIPEQGEIYAGTTPAQRVNWFVEECSRRLGPKSGSDKLLIVDGEVHSMPVETIDCFDYFILQTYKLSSQTNLDNGLSRVVSAFDGTLSAEQITRRLIVTENFESASIAAAGGITWTLSDGTKVNSLQGMALWEPYTGVRKGGVGAYKMQNDFKNDCYHYYRQIISTMNPAQTNR; encoded by the coding sequence ATGAAAATGAATCGTAAAAACATATTTTCGGCCATGACGGCCATGGCTGTCGTCCTGTTCTGCGCATGCAGCGAGTGGACGGAACCCGAGGCCCGGGATCTGAAGCAGTCCCTCCCGGACTCCTATTACGCCGATCTGAAGGCTTACAAGGCTTCGGACCATTCGCTCGCCTTCGGCTGGTTCGATGGCTGGAATCCGGTTTCGGCCTCGACGGCCATGAGCCTGATGGGAATTCCCGACAGTGTGGATCTGGTGGCCATCTGGTCGCCCTTCACGCCAAGCGAGGAGCAGAAGGCCGACATGCGGGCCGTTCGCGAGAAGAAGGGTACGCGGGTTGTCGTGACGACCCTGCTCACGGACATCGGTCTGAACGTCACCCCCGAGGAGGTGACCGCCGGAGCGACCACCAACAACGAGATTATCCGTCTGCGGCGCCTCTACTGGGGATGGACGGACGACGCCTCGGCCGCCGAGATCGAGACCGCCATCCGCAAGTATGCCAATGCCATGGTCGACGCCGTGCTGGCCAGCGGATACGACGGCCTGGACATCGACTTCGAGCCCAGCTATGCCGGACACTCCGGCAACATCGTCAACGATTACAACCGGATCCCGGAGCAGGGTGAGATCTATGCCGGAACGACTCCCGCCCAGCGCGTAAACTGGTTTGTCGAGGAGTGCAGCCGGCGTCTGGGACCCAAGTCGGGCAGCGACAAACTGCTGATCGTCGACGGTGAGGTACACTCGATGCCCGTCGAGACAATCGACTGCTTCGACTACTTCATCCTGCAGACCTATAAGCTCTCCAGCCAGACGAATCTCGACAACGGTCTGAGCCGTGTGGTCTCGGCCTTCGACGGGACGCTCTCCGCCGAGCAGATCACCCGGCGGCTGATCGTGACCGAGAATTTCGAATCGGCCTCCATTGCGGCGGCCGGCGGCATCACCTGGACGCTCAGCGACGGTACGAAGGTCAACTCGCTGCAGGGCATGGCCCTCTGGGAGCCCTATACCGGTGTGCGCAAGGGGGGAGTCGGCGCCTACAAGATGCAGAACGACTTCAAGAACGACTGCTACCACTACTACCGTCAGATCATCTCGACGATGAATCCGGCGCAAACCAACCGATAA
- a CDS encoding SusD/RagB family nutrient-binding outer membrane lipoprotein codes for MKQHTIKRLFGRGVLGVALLAAAACTGNFEEYNTKPYRPTDEDLVGDNVGIGILFPSMMEWMTHYQVNASQYQDVLIGDELGGYCSAVKPYQGQNISTYNPSDSFNDPLFNNTFSNFYGNYFQVLSSTGGEGAVYQLAQIIRVASMLRVTDAYGPIPYSKMQNGTFSVPYDSQRDVYLAMIDDLDAAMEELYTFVSAGNTTLLADFDISNYAGDVRLWIRFANTLKLRMAIRMSGVESSARTIAEEAVAARETYGLIETTAQSLYFVSTSRRNPFYTQATSSSWQDLRSNANITMYMNAYSDPRRSSYFSTSGYAGQPYVGARSGIDNVSVTDYTAFSYPLYGETDPVPVMYAAESWFLRAEGALLGWSMGDTAENLYNKGIGTSFEEAGCSSSLNTYMQTGAVTLSYTDPLGRNNASDFGTAPSVAWADDGQALERIIIQKWIANHMIGHEAWADFRRTGFPKMLMAVDNLSAGSMWGTVDSDRGMRRLHYPQSEYDNNRENLQGGIQLLGGTDEHSTDVWWAKKN; via the coding sequence ATGAAACAGCATACAATCAAACGTTTGTTCGGACGCGGGGTGCTCGGCGTGGCTCTGCTGGCCGCCGCAGCCTGCACCGGTAACTTCGAAGAGTACAATACCAAACCCTACCGCCCGACGGACGAGGATCTCGTCGGCGACAACGTGGGTATCGGCATCCTCTTCCCCTCGATGATGGAGTGGATGACCCACTATCAGGTCAATGCCTCGCAGTATCAGGATGTCCTGATCGGCGACGAACTGGGCGGCTACTGCTCGGCCGTGAAACCCTACCAGGGTCAGAACATCTCGACCTACAACCCTTCGGATTCGTTCAACGATCCGCTCTTCAACAACACCTTCTCGAACTTCTACGGCAACTACTTCCAGGTGCTGTCGAGCACCGGGGGCGAAGGGGCCGTCTATCAGCTGGCCCAGATCATCCGCGTGGCTTCGATGCTCCGCGTGACCGACGCCTACGGTCCGATTCCCTACTCGAAGATGCAGAACGGAACCTTCTCGGTGCCCTATGACAGCCAGCGCGACGTCTATCTGGCGATGATCGACGATCTGGATGCCGCCATGGAGGAGCTCTACACCTTCGTCTCGGCCGGCAATACGACGCTGCTCGCGGATTTCGACATCAGCAACTACGCCGGTGATGTCCGTTTGTGGATCCGTTTTGCCAATACGCTCAAACTGCGCATGGCCATCCGCATGAGCGGTGTGGAGAGCTCGGCACGCACGATTGCCGAAGAGGCCGTGGCCGCCCGCGAGACCTACGGTCTGATCGAGACGACGGCCCAGTCGCTCTACTTCGTCTCCACGTCGCGCCGCAACCCCTTCTATACCCAGGCAACCAGCTCCTCGTGGCAGGACCTGCGTTCGAATGCCAACATCACGATGTACATGAACGCCTACTCCGATCCGCGGCGCAGCTCCTACTTCTCGACCTCGGGGTATGCCGGCCAGCCCTATGTCGGAGCCCGTTCGGGCATCGACAACGTGAGCGTGACCGACTACACGGCGTTCTCCTATCCGCTCTACGGCGAGACGGATCCCGTCCCGGTGATGTACGCCGCCGAGAGCTGGTTCCTGCGCGCCGAGGGTGCGCTGCTGGGCTGGTCGATGGGCGATACGGCCGAGAATCTCTACAACAAGGGAATCGGGACCTCGTTCGAAGAGGCCGGCTGCTCGTCGTCGCTCAACACCTACATGCAGACGGGTGCCGTCACGCTCTCCTATACCGATCCGCTGGGGCGGAACAATGCGTCCGATTTCGGTACGGCCCCCTCGGTGGCCTGGGCCGACGACGGGCAGGCACTCGAGCGCATCATCATCCAGAAGTGGATCGCCAACCACATGATCGGCCACGAGGCCTGGGCCGATTTCCGTCGGACGGGCTTCCCGAAGATGCTCATGGCGGTCGACAACCTCAGCGCCGGCAGCATGTGGGGAACGGTGGACAGCGATCGCGGCATGCGGCGTCTGCACTACCCGCAGTCGGAGTACGACAACAACCGTGAGAATCTCCAGGGCGGCATTCAGCTGCTGGGCGGCACGGACGAACACTCGACCGATGTCTGGTGGGCAAAGAAAAACTGA
- a CDS encoding SusC/RagA family TonB-linked outer membrane protein, with protein MKKKVSGQMKSLIIFLFAAILCLGARPAAAQTARVTIDLRQVKMERVMNEIEKQTRYLFIYDKSLNIDHTVSVVADNLPVTEALGQMVRGTGISYEIKGSNIILSAGELRTPPLASAAAPGEISGRVVDAHGLPVIGASVILKGTTLGVSTDVDGRFTLRIPEGTAHPVLLFDYLGYESQEVPVDGRTQFDITLQESAVAVENVVVTALGIKRQEKALSYNVQQVKAEEIMTVQDANFMNSLNGKVAGVQINSSAAGVGGAVRVVMRGAKSIYKDNNALYVIDGVPMTNVSFGSSDDGLQGNYLGSDGVADINPADIESISVLTGPSAAALYGSDAANGVVLINTKKGEAGKTQVSVSNSTTFSMPFVMPRFQNRYGNEVGSYQSWGAATSRRFDPSSFFNTGSNVSNSFSFSTGTKRHQAYFSAATTNARNILPNSGYNRYNFTMRDVSSFLNDRMTLDLSASYILQNNKNMIASGQYFNPLPALYLFPRGEDFDNVRMYQIWDESRNLYIPNWTYGSGDMSFQNPYWIMHKMINESKKRRYMLSASLKYDITKWLNVTGRVKVDNSDMDITNKRYAGTDTNFAGEKGLYNITKRNDRQIYADVIANIDHYFSDDWHLTANVGASIKDVQMDLMGWGGDLRKIPNFFSITNISTTSYREREDGSRVQSQSIFANVEVGWKNMLYLTVTGRNDWESALAFSKYSSFFYPSVGLSGVISEMVDLPDWFSFLKVRASYSAVGSSYAAYLTSPYYEYRAQNHEWDSNHRFPNDNLKPEKTKSWEVGLNARFFGGKLNLDATWYRSDTYNQTFESTPSSTSGYSSVLVQAGQVRNTGLELLLGYHNTWKDFSWDTSLTYTTNRNRIIRLADGVISPVDGKPIEMPYLEKATLGNTGSPQVILYEGGTMGDLYINRELRTDGNGNIYVDPSTNQVELTTTERRKVASLLPKGNLGWSNSFSYKGVTLSAMIAARLGGSVVSNTEAFLDYYGVSERSAAARDAGGVRINNGLVDARNYYQTIGAGTGAGAYYIYSATNVRLQELSLSYSLPRKWFRNKMGMTVSLVGRNLWMIYNKAPFDPELTTSTSDNFLQGVDYFMLPSLRNIGFSVKFQF; from the coding sequence ATGAAGAAAAAAGTATCAGGCCAAATGAAAAGCCTGATAATCTTCCTGTTCGCGGCGATTCTGTGCCTCGGGGCACGTCCGGCCGCGGCTCAGACCGCACGCGTCACCATCGACCTGCGGCAAGTCAAAATGGAACGGGTCATGAACGAAATCGAGAAGCAGACCCGCTATCTGTTCATCTACGACAAGAGTCTCAACATCGACCATACGGTCAGCGTTGTGGCTGACAATCTCCCCGTGACGGAGGCCCTCGGTCAGATGGTCCGCGGTACGGGAATCTCCTACGAAATCAAGGGCTCGAACATCATTCTTTCGGCCGGAGAGCTGCGGACCCCCCCCCTTGCATCGGCTGCTGCGCCGGGTGAAATCTCCGGACGGGTCGTCGATGCCCACGGCCTGCCGGTCATCGGAGCCTCGGTGATCCTCAAGGGTACGACCCTGGGTGTGAGCACCGATGTGGACGGCCGCTTCACGCTGCGCATTCCCGAAGGAACGGCCCATCCGGTGCTGCTCTTCGACTATCTGGGCTACGAGTCGCAGGAGGTGCCCGTCGACGGGCGGACGCAGTTCGACATCACGTTGCAGGAGTCGGCCGTGGCCGTGGAGAACGTCGTCGTGACGGCCCTCGGTATCAAGCGCCAGGAGAAAGCCCTCTCCTACAACGTGCAGCAGGTCAAGGCCGAAGAGATCATGACCGTGCAGGATGCGAACTTCATGAACTCGCTCAACGGCAAGGTAGCCGGTGTGCAGATCAACTCCTCGGCAGCCGGCGTGGGCGGTGCGGTGCGCGTGGTGATGCGCGGTGCGAAATCCATCTACAAGGACAACAACGCCCTCTATGTGATCGACGGTGTGCCGATGACCAACGTCTCGTTCGGCTCCTCGGACGACGGCCTGCAGGGCAACTACCTCGGTTCGGACGGCGTGGCCGACATCAACCCCGCCGACATCGAGTCGATTTCGGTGCTGACGGGCCCTTCGGCCGCAGCCCTCTACGGTTCGGATGCCGCCAACGGCGTGGTGCTGATCAACACCAAGAAGGGGGAGGCGGGCAAGACGCAGGTGAGCGTCTCGAACAGCACCACCTTCTCGATGCCGTTCGTCATGCCGCGCTTCCAGAACCGCTACGGCAACGAGGTGGGATCCTATCAGAGCTGGGGCGCTGCGACGTCGCGGCGGTTCGACCCCTCGAGCTTCTTCAATACGGGTTCGAACGTCAGCAATTCGTTTTCGTTCTCCACCGGCACGAAGCGTCACCAGGCCTATTTCTCGGCCGCGACGACCAATGCCCGGAACATCCTGCCCAACAGCGGTTACAACCGTTACAACTTCACGATGCGGGACGTGAGCTCGTTTCTCAACGACCGGATGACGCTCGACCTGAGTGCCAGCTATATCCTGCAGAACAACAAGAACATGATCGCCTCGGGACAGTACTTCAACCCGCTGCCGGCGCTCTACCTCTTCCCGCGCGGCGAGGATTTCGACAACGTGCGCATGTACCAGATCTGGGACGAGTCGCGCAACCTCTACATCCCGAACTGGACCTACGGTTCGGGCGACATGTCGTTCCAGAACCCCTACTGGATCATGCACAAGATGATCAACGAGTCGAAGAAGCGCCGCTACATGCTCTCGGCCAGTCTGAAGTACGACATCACGAAGTGGCTCAACGTGACGGGCCGCGTGAAGGTCGACAACTCGGACATGGACATCACCAACAAGCGCTACGCCGGTACGGATACGAACTTCGCCGGTGAGAAGGGTCTCTACAACATCACCAAGCGCAACGACCGTCAGATCTATGCCGACGTCATCGCCAACATCGACCACTACTTCTCCGACGACTGGCACCTGACGGCCAACGTCGGCGCCTCGATCAAGGACGTGCAGATGGATCTGATGGGCTGGGGCGGCGACCTGCGCAAGATCCCCAACTTCTTCTCGATCACCAACATCTCGACCACCTCCTACCGCGAGCGTGAGGACGGATCGCGGGTTCAGTCGCAGAGCATCTTCGCCAACGTCGAGGTGGGGTGGAAGAACATGCTCTACCTGACCGTCACGGGCCGCAACGACTGGGAGTCGGCGCTGGCCTTCTCGAAATACAGTTCGTTCTTCTATCCGTCGGTGGGTCTGTCGGGCGTGATCTCCGAGATGGTCGATCTTCCCGACTGGTTCTCGTTCCTGAAGGTGCGCGCCTCCTATTCGGCCGTCGGCTCCTCGTACGCCGCCTACCTGACGAGCCCCTACTACGAGTACCGCGCCCAGAACCACGAGTGGGACTCGAACCACCGCTTCCCGAACGACAACCTCAAACCCGAGAAGACCAAATCGTGGGAGGTGGGTCTGAATGCCCGCTTCTTCGGCGGCAAGCTGAACCTCGATGCCACGTGGTACCGTTCGGACACCTACAACCAGACCTTCGAGTCGACCCCTTCGTCGACGTCGGGCTATTCGTCGGTGCTGGTGCAGGCCGGTCAGGTCCGCAATACGGGTCTGGAACTCCTGCTCGGCTATCACAACACCTGGAAGGATTTCTCGTGGGATACGAGCCTCACCTACACGACCAACCGCAACCGGATCATCCGTCTGGCCGACGGCGTGATCAGCCCCGTCGACGGCAAGCCGATCGAGATGCCCTATCTGGAGAAGGCAACCCTCGGCAACACGGGTTCGCCGCAGGTGATCCTCTACGAGGGCGGAACGATGGGTGACCTCTACATCAACCGCGAACTGCGCACCGACGGCAACGGCAACATCTATGTCGATCCGTCGACCAATCAGGTCGAACTGACGACCACCGAACGCCGCAAGGTCGCCTCGCTGCTCCCGAAGGGCAACCTGGGCTGGAGCAACAGCTTCTCCTACAAGGGCGTAACGCTGTCGGCCATGATTGCGGCCCGGCTGGGCGGATCGGTCGTCTCGAATACGGAGGCCTTCCTCGACTACTACGGCGTTTCGGAGCGTTCGGCCGCGGCGCGTGACGCCGGCGGCGTGCGGATCAACAACGGGCTGGTCGATGCCAGGAACTACTACCAGACGATCGGTGCCGGTACGGGCGCCGGAGCCTACTACATCTATTCGGCCACGAACGTCCGTCTGCAGGAGCTCTCGCTGAGCTACTCGCTGCCGCGCAAGTGGTTCCGCAACAAGATGGGGATGACCGTCTCGCTCGTGGGCCGCAACCTGTGGATGATCTACAACAAGGCGCCGTTCGATCCCGAACTGACCACCTCGACCTCCGACAACTTCCTGCAGGGCGTGGACTACTTCATGCTGCCCAGCCTGCGCAACATCGGATTCTCCGTGAAATTCCAATTCTAA
- a CDS encoding FecR family protein: protein MGKETLYRFFRGEASPEEERRLMEWLDADAENRRTFDRERALFTALQLFAPRPKARARVSESRPGRRSGALRRLAVPALRIAAVVALAVGISWGVISHREHNWEQLTNRIVVPAGQRINLTLQDGTSVWLNSGSELEYPALFAGATRQVKLRGTALFDVTGNAERPFIVETYACRVEVLGTRFNVRADEQNDEFSTALFRGSVRVTSRDSLHQQVTLRPNERVLLEEGRLRVEPADDPNEYLWTEGQISIGGCSFEEILARFESCYGVRFDVRLKQLPKVGSIGKIRISDGIEHALSILQRNGDFRYTYDTQTNVITIY from the coding sequence ATGGGAAAAGAGACACTGTACCGGTTTTTCCGAGGTGAAGCCTCCCCCGAGGAGGAGCGCCGCCTCATGGAGTGGCTCGACGCCGATGCGGAGAATCGTCGGACGTTCGACCGCGAACGTGCCCTGTTTACGGCCCTGCAACTCTTTGCTCCCCGTCCGAAGGCCCGTGCCCGCGTGTCGGAGTCGCGTCCCGGCCGCCGTTCGGGAGCCCTCCGGCGTCTGGCCGTACCCGCCCTGCGGATTGCCGCCGTGGTGGCTCTGGCCGTGGGGATCAGCTGGGGGGTCATCTCCCACCGCGAACACAACTGGGAGCAGCTGACCAACCGGATCGTCGTCCCCGCCGGACAACGCATCAACCTTACGCTGCAGGACGGCACCTCGGTGTGGCTCAACTCCGGCTCGGAGCTCGAATATCCGGCCCTCTTTGCCGGTGCGACGCGCCAGGTGAAGCTCCGGGGTACGGCCCTTTTCGATGTGACGGGCAATGCCGAACGCCCCTTCATCGTCGAGACCTACGCCTGCCGCGTGGAGGTGCTCGGCACCCGATTCAACGTCCGTGCCGACGAGCAGAACGATGAGTTCTCGACGGCTCTCTTCCGTGGCAGTGTCCGCGTCACCTCCCGCGATTCGCTCCATCAGCAGGTAACGCTCCGCCCCAACGAGCGGGTCCTGCTCGAAGAGGGGCGCCTGCGCGTCGAACCTGCCGACGATCCGAACGAATACCTCTGGACCGAGGGGCAGATCTCGATCGGTGGCTGTTCGTTCGAGGAGATCCTTGCACGCTTCGAGAGTTGTTACGGCGTACGCTTCGACGTGCGGCTCAAGCAGCTGCCCAAAGTCGGGTCGATCGGCAAGATCCGCATCTCGGACGGCATCGAACACGCCCTGAGCATCCTGCAGCGCAACGGCGACTTCCGATACACCTACGATACCCAGACCAACGTAATTACGATCTATTGA
- a CDS encoding RNA polymerase sigma-70 factor — protein MEHTSVNRNDDDDFGRLYDEYRPRFIEFARGYVKDRLAAEDLVTDSFLYFWENRGRIDPSCNVAAYVFTTLRHKCLNHLRARLVRLRAHNEMEALENRVLRENIRSLEMCDPRQLFEGEIERLVRESLDEMPELTRGVFTEQRFRGRSYREVAELFGITERRVATELEKALTALRRGLHDYLPAVLAAALLERLSRP, from the coding sequence GTGGAACACACCTCTGTCAACAGGAATGACGATGATGATTTCGGCCGGCTCTATGACGAGTACCGTCCGCGCTTCATCGAGTTCGCCCGCGGATATGTCAAGGACCGGCTCGCGGCCGAGGATCTGGTCACCGATTCGTTCCTCTACTTCTGGGAGAACCGCGGCCGCATCGACCCCTCGTGCAACGTGGCGGCCTATGTCTTCACGACGCTGCGCCACAAGTGTCTGAACCACTTGCGGGCCCGGCTGGTCCGTCTGCGGGCCCACAACGAGATGGAGGCGCTGGAGAACCGTGTGCTGCGCGAGAACATCCGTTCGCTGGAGATGTGCGACCCCCGGCAGCTCTTCGAGGGGGAGATCGAACGGCTCGTGCGCGAGAGTCTGGACGAGATGCCCGAGCTGACGCGCGGCGTCTTCACCGAACAGCGTTTCCGGGGGCGTTCCTACCGCGAGGTGGCCGAACTGTTCGGCATCACTGAACGCCGCGTGGCCACCGAACTCGAGAAGGCCCTGACCGCGTTGCGCCGGGGACTGCACGACTATCTGCCGGCCGTGCTGGCGGCAGCCCTTCTGGAGCGTCTCTCCAGACCCTGA
- a CDS encoding RNA polymerase sigma-70 factor: MTDTELAQEIRQDNHLAFAMAYDKYHRQLYAFAYRYTRTGSAAEDIVQQAFLKLWENRSRLDPQSGLGGYLFTISRNLTLNVLRSGIPTDGAWERMTERNSAGFLNELERRDLLDKLDQAIGRLSPQKIAVCRMKLHEGLSNAEIAERLHISVNTVKVLYHQSIQQLRKMIGAGCLLLLLLLEN, encoded by the coding sequence ATGACGGACACCGAGTTGGCACAGGAGATACGCCAAGACAACCACCTGGCATTCGCGATGGCGTACGACAAATACCACCGGCAACTCTATGCCTTCGCCTACCGATATACCCGCACAGGTTCGGCCGCCGAGGATATCGTCCAGCAGGCCTTCCTCAAGTTGTGGGAAAACCGTTCGCGGCTCGATCCGCAATCCGGACTGGGAGGCTATCTCTTTACCATCTCCAGAAATCTGACACTCAACGTGCTGAGATCCGGAATCCCCACCGACGGAGCCTGGGAACGAATGACAGAGAGGAATTCGGCCGGATTCCTGAATGAGCTCGAACGCCGCGACCTGCTCGACAAGCTCGACCAGGCTATCGGACGCCTCTCCCCGCAGAAGATCGCCGTCTGCCGCATGAAACTCCACGAAGGGCTCTCGAATGCCGAGATCGCCGAACGGCTCCACATCTCGGTCAACACCGTCAAGGTTCTCTACCACCAGTCGATCCAGCAACTGCGCAAGATGATCGGAGCCGGGTGTCTGCTGCTACTCCTGCTGTTGGAAAACTGA
- a CDS encoding FecR domain-containing protein: protein MKPTSSPRPETDRDLLLAFFEGNCPPEREKEARRLLKTPAGQMIAAKAMDRDIKQALNDPHALLSEAVPQPSAELRERILKEIGRRSRRHNRLLKLRMAAAVALPLILLNLLLLTQLEPWDGVETASRKIVVPAGEQMHVLMADGTSVMLNSETTLEYPSRFDRRRREVKLHGEAFFDVAKDAKRPFVVQTDGLSIRVVGTRFNLNTASPGITSLYLQEGKVRARELVSGQERNYELHPGQLLELNRESGETLLKSDADSTQLMGWMHKRYYFKNTPLRDLLAFLERNYGVECRVCDESLYRYTYTINFYNESIDQILSAMERITPLRIVRINDSITIYPL, encoded by the coding sequence ATGAAACCGACCTCATCCCCCCGACCCGAAACCGACCGCGACCTGTTGCTCGCCTTTTTCGAAGGAAACTGTCCTCCGGAACGCGAGAAGGAGGCCCGCCGGCTGCTGAAGACCCCCGCCGGACAGATGATCGCCGCCAAGGCAATGGATCGGGACATCAAACAGGCACTGAACGATCCCCACGCCCTGCTTTCGGAGGCCGTGCCGCAACCCTCCGCCGAACTGCGCGAACGGATTCTGAAAGAGATCGGCCGCCGCAGCCGCCGTCACAACCGCCTGCTCAAACTCCGGATGGCCGCGGCCGTCGCCCTGCCGCTCATTCTGCTCAACCTGCTGCTACTCACACAGCTGGAGCCCTGGGACGGAGTGGAGACTGCCAGCCGGAAGATCGTGGTCCCGGCCGGCGAACAGATGCACGTGCTCATGGCCGACGGCACCTCCGTGATGCTCAATTCCGAAACGACTCTCGAATACCCTTCCCGCTTCGACCGCCGGCGGCGCGAGGTGAAACTCCACGGCGAAGCCTTCTTCGACGTGGCCAAGGATGCCAAACGCCCCTTTGTGGTCCAGACCGACGGTCTCTCGATCCGGGTGGTGGGGACACGGTTCAACCTCAACACGGCCTCGCCCGGCATCACCAGCCTCTATCTGCAGGAGGGAAAGGTGAGGGCCCGGGAGCTGGTCTCGGGACAGGAACGCAACTACGAACTGCACCCCGGACAACTGCTCGAACTGAACCGCGAATCGGGTGAAACCCTTCTGAAGAGCGATGCCGACTCGACGCAGCTCATGGGGTGGATGCACAAACGATACTATTTCAAGAATACGCCGCTGCGTGATCTGCTCGCTTTCCTGGAGCGGAACTACGGCGTGGAGTGCCGCGTCTGCGACGAGAGTCTTTACAGGTACACCTATACGATCAACTTCTACAACGAATCCATCGACCAGATTCTCTCGGCTATGGAACGCATTACACCGCTGCGGATCGTGCGGATAAACGATTCGATCACCATCTACCCGCTCTAA